From one Gracilimonas sp. genomic stretch:
- the mraY gene encoding phospho-N-acetylmuramoyl-pentapeptide-transferase: protein MLHELFTWLDATYDVPGTGAVAFISTRTALAAVTSLLISLFVGKKIIHWLSKLQLREVIRDDIGLDSHLAKGETPTMGGVIIILAIVIPALLWMKMESIYSWLIVFVVLALGIVGFIDDYIKVVKKDKSGLAGWFKIAGQVIVGLVVGAVLYFHPDFETFNSLSTVPFLKNVNIDYAYFGETLGWMIYLGVAVFVITAVSNATNLTDGLDGLAAGTSAICGIVFAIFAYVSGRVDFSGFLDIMYLPGAGELTIFAASLIGACIGFLWYNTNPASVFMGDTGSLALGGAFGAVALMLHKELLLPFICGIFFIETLSVIIQTTWFKYTKRKYGEGRRVFLMTPIHHHYEKKGWPEQKIVVRFWIITVLLGILSLLTLKIR, encoded by the coding sequence ATGCTGCACGAACTTTTCACCTGGCTTGATGCTACTTATGATGTACCCGGTACCGGAGCCGTGGCTTTCATCTCAACCCGAACAGCCTTGGCAGCGGTAACCTCCCTGTTGATTAGCCTGTTTGTTGGTAAGAAAATCATCCACTGGTTAAGTAAACTACAGCTGCGGGAAGTGATTCGGGACGACATTGGACTGGACAGCCACCTTGCAAAAGGCGAAACCCCAACCATGGGTGGTGTAATCATCATTCTTGCAATCGTAATCCCTGCCCTCCTGTGGATGAAAATGGAAAGCATCTACAGCTGGCTGATCGTATTCGTGGTTCTGGCCCTGGGAATCGTTGGGTTTATAGACGACTACATTAAAGTCGTCAAGAAAGATAAAAGCGGATTGGCTGGTTGGTTCAAAATTGCCGGGCAAGTAATTGTTGGCTTGGTGGTGGGTGCCGTACTATACTTCCATCCTGATTTTGAGACCTTTAATTCACTATCTACGGTCCCCTTTCTGAAGAACGTAAACATCGATTATGCCTATTTCGGTGAAACCTTAGGCTGGATGATTTATCTCGGGGTAGCTGTTTTTGTGATTACAGCCGTAAGTAACGCAACCAATTTAACCGACGGACTTGACGGACTTGCCGCCGGAACATCCGCCATTTGTGGAATTGTATTCGCCATTTTTGCTTACGTGTCCGGCCGGGTTGACTTCTCCGGATTCCTAGACATTATGTACCTGCCGGGAGCCGGTGAGCTCACCATTTTTGCTGCTTCGCTGATTGGAGCCTGTATAGGTTTTCTGTGGTATAACACGAATCCGGCTTCTGTTTTTATGGGCGACACTGGCTCACTTGCCCTTGGAGGCGCCTTTGGAGCTGTTGCCCTGATGCTTCACAAAGAATTATTACTCCCATTCATTTGCGGCATCTTTTTTATTGAAACGCTTTCGGTGATCATTCAAACAACCTGGTTCAAATACACAAAAAGAAAATATGGGGAAGGCCGGCGGGTCTTCTTAATGACTCCCATCCATCACCATTATGAGAAGAAAGGATGGCCTGAACAGAAAATAGTGGTTCGGTTCTGGATTATCACCGTTTTACTGGGAATTCTAAGCTTGTTAACGCTCAAAATCCGATGA
- the murD gene encoding UDP-N-acetylmuramoyl-L-alanine--D-glutamate ligase, producing the protein MREVKDQHIVVIGAARSGIASALLLHKKGADIFVSDYGKISDEAKKKLSASGIPFEENGHTEKARQADFVVVSPGVPTEAPIIQYYLNKGKKVYSEIEAASWFTDQNVIAVTGSNGKTTVANWLDHVWETAKREHALAGNIGVAFSDVIDKNQGDFLLEISSFQLDHIKDFKPAVSMILNITPDHLNRYQYSLEAYAAAKFRITENQTADDRFIFNYDDPIIQKHVEQLKQKQSAPQLWAFSNEKEVPEGAFVRDNHIIFKFNNKEEPLMSVEEIGLRGKHNLSNGLATALAARAAEIKNEAIRESLKSFTGVEHRLEMAREVEGVKYINDSKATNVNAVWFALDSFHVPVTLILGGRDKGNDYSELEAQIREKVHTIIAIGESKDRVEEQLGKVAPNFVRVETMGGAVRAAKKVAKRGEVVLLSPACASFDMFDSYEHRGKIFKEEVNKL; encoded by the coding sequence ATGAGAGAAGTTAAAGACCAACATATCGTTGTGATTGGCGCTGCCCGAAGTGGTATTGCCTCTGCTCTACTCCTTCATAAAAAAGGGGCGGATATTTTTGTGTCTGATTACGGGAAGATTTCCGATGAAGCCAAAAAGAAATTGTCAGCATCAGGTATTCCTTTTGAGGAAAACGGACACACTGAAAAAGCCAGACAAGCTGATTTTGTGGTAGTCAGTCCGGGAGTACCAACTGAAGCCCCTATCATTCAGTATTACCTGAATAAAGGGAAGAAAGTGTATTCCGAAATAGAAGCGGCAAGCTGGTTTACCGATCAGAATGTTATTGCTGTTACCGGGAGCAATGGAAAAACAACCGTTGCAAACTGGCTGGATCATGTTTGGGAAACCGCAAAACGTGAACATGCACTAGCCGGAAATATCGGCGTGGCCTTTTCCGATGTGATTGACAAGAATCAGGGCGACTTCCTGCTCGAAATCAGCAGTTTTCAACTGGATCATATCAAAGACTTTAAACCGGCGGTGAGTATGATTCTGAACATTACTCCCGACCACCTGAATCGCTATCAGTATAGTCTTGAAGCCTATGCTGCAGCAAAATTCAGAATTACAGAAAATCAGACGGCGGATGACCGGTTCATCTTTAATTATGATGACCCCATCATCCAAAAACATGTTGAACAGCTAAAGCAAAAGCAATCGGCTCCACAACTTTGGGCTTTCTCGAATGAGAAGGAAGTACCGGAAGGAGCTTTTGTTCGCGACAATCATATCATCTTCAAATTCAACAATAAAGAAGAACCCCTTATGTCAGTAGAAGAAATAGGACTACGTGGCAAGCACAACCTGAGTAATGGACTTGCCACCGCATTGGCAGCCCGTGCGGCTGAAATTAAAAATGAAGCGATTCGCGAGAGCCTGAAAAGCTTCACCGGTGTTGAACATCGCCTGGAGATGGCTCGCGAAGTGGAAGGCGTGAAATACATTAACGACAGTAAAGCCACCAATGTGAATGCGGTTTGGTTTGCCTTAGACAGCTTCCATGTTCCGGTTACTCTGATACTTGGTGGTCGCGACAAAGGAAATGACTATAGCGAGCTGGAAGCACAAATTCGCGAGAAAGTTCACACCATTATCGCCATAGGTGAATCCAAAGACCGGGTGGAAGAACAACTCGGGAAAGTAGCACCCAACTTTGTTCGGGTTGAAACCATGGGCGGTGCTGTAAGAGCTGCAAAGAAAGTAGCCAAACGGGGTGAAGTCGTTCTTCTAAGCCCGGCCTGCGCCTCTTTTGACATGTTTGACAGCTACGAGCACCGCGGTAAAATTTTCAAAGAAGAAGTAAACAAACTTTAA
- a CDS encoding putative peptidoglycan glycosyltransferase FtsW — translation MIYTSPHSNISNIIGTSAEDIDTRKQGSDRYLLMSVVILMTFGMLAVYSSIAFFAETKSTTAGTLIIGHLVKLGIAFFVMLIASKMNYHTIAKFSRIGMVVSLILLLAVLAFGTEQFGAKRWLNVGGFSFQPSMVATVALMIHVCVLLSEKQEYIKDFKKTFLPIMFWVILTCGLIGIEDFSSAAILMGICLVIMFVGRVSVIQLGSLVAIGILGGALLLGQSTNRQDRIEQYLNQIKEIPSEHIIQGSGYQAQQAHIAIAKGELMGVGIGKSSQRDFLPAPYNDFIFAIIAEEYGLIGAMSLIFIFTLILFRGIVFIARNAEDHLGSLLAVACTLTIVFYGFVNAGVASGILPVTGLPMPFVSYGGTSMLFAGLMVGILLNISKHNRDRRTLFYG, via the coding sequence GTGATATACACGAGTCCACATAGCAATATTTCCAACATCATCGGCACTTCTGCTGAGGATATCGATACGCGCAAGCAAGGCAGCGATCGGTACCTGTTGATGTCGGTTGTGATCCTGATGACGTTCGGAATGCTGGCGGTGTATTCGTCTATCGCGTTTTTTGCGGAAACCAAATCTACCACGGCCGGAACGTTGATTATTGGTCATCTGGTAAAGCTTGGAATCGCATTCTTTGTAATGCTGATTGCCTCAAAGATGAATTATCACACCATTGCCAAGTTTAGCCGAATTGGAATGGTTGTAAGCCTGATTTTACTACTGGCTGTTCTCGCTTTTGGAACCGAACAATTTGGAGCCAAACGCTGGCTGAATGTAGGCGGATTTTCTTTCCAACCGTCGATGGTTGCCACCGTCGCGTTAATGATTCACGTTTGCGTTTTACTAAGTGAAAAGCAGGAATACATCAAAGATTTTAAGAAAACCTTCCTGCCTATCATGTTTTGGGTCATTTTAACCTGTGGACTGATTGGCATCGAAGATTTTAGTAGCGCCGCCATCCTGATGGGTATTTGTCTGGTGATAATGTTTGTAGGAAGAGTAAGCGTAATTCAGCTAGGCTCGTTAGTTGCCATCGGGATTTTAGGCGGAGCCTTACTTCTTGGGCAATCCACAAACCGTCAGGATAGAATTGAACAGTACCTGAATCAGATTAAAGAGATTCCAAGCGAGCATATTATTCAAGGCAGCGGATACCAGGCTCAACAAGCTCATATTGCCATTGCCAAAGGTGAACTTATGGGTGTTGGTATTGGGAAAAGCTCACAGCGCGACTTCCTCCCTGCTCCATACAACGATTTTATTTTTGCGATTATCGCCGAAGAATATGGACTGATTGGAGCGATGTCACTCATTTTCATTTTCACACTGATTTTATTCCGGGGCATCGTATTTATCGCCCGGAATGCGGAAGACCACCTGGGATCATTATTGGCCGTGGCCTGTACGCTGACTATCGTTTTTTATGGATTTGTGAACGCCGGGGTTGCCAGTGGCATCCTTCCGGTAACGGGACTCCCCATGCCTTTTGTGAGTTATGGCGGAACCAGTATGCTTTTTGCCGGACTGATGGTAGGAATCCTCCTCAATATCTCGAAACATAACCGGGACCGGAGGACCTTATTCTATGGATAA
- the murG gene encoding undecaprenyldiphospho-muramoylpentapeptide beta-N-acetylglucosaminyltransferase has protein sequence MDKNPRILLAAGGTGGHVYPAIAIADALKKEQADTKILFVGTKDHMEWQAVPKAGYDIRNVWISGFHRRFTLKNLLFPVKLMTSLMQSLRILSGYKPHVVVSCGGYVAGPVGWVAGKKGIPIVIQEQNSFPGVTNRLLAKFATKIFTAFKEADRYLPEEKTEITGNPTRATLTGADKSKALQSFGFDDSKPVLLVMGGSGGAKTINEAMKANIEQLHNHAGLQIIWQCGARYYDELSTEINEKKLDNLRLTAFLDNMAEAYAAADLVISRAGASSCSELMLTGKPSVLVPSPNVAGDHQTQNAKAMVDAGASKLLEDNAMKETMTELVEQLIFDQENLKRMNQAALNLAKPDAAKLIAKEILEIAKSKL, from the coding sequence ATGGATAAGAACCCACGTATTTTATTGGCAGCCGGCGGTACAGGCGGACACGTGTATCCGGCCATTGCTATCGCAGATGCCCTGAAGAAAGAACAAGCTGATACGAAAATCCTTTTTGTAGGAACCAAAGACCACATGGAATGGCAGGCCGTTCCCAAAGCAGGCTACGATATCAGAAATGTATGGATCAGTGGTTTTCACCGTCGGTTCACCCTGAAAAATTTACTATTCCCGGTGAAACTGATGACCAGCCTGATGCAAAGCCTGAGAATTTTATCGGGCTACAAACCACATGTGGTGGTTTCCTGTGGGGGATATGTAGCCGGTCCGGTTGGATGGGTAGCTGGGAAAAAAGGAATCCCCATTGTAATCCAAGAGCAAAACAGCTTTCCCGGAGTTACGAATCGATTACTGGCGAAGTTTGCAACTAAAATATTTACCGCTTTCAAGGAAGCCGATCGTTATCTCCCCGAAGAAAAAACGGAGATCACAGGCAACCCAACCCGCGCCACTTTGACCGGTGCTGATAAATCCAAAGCATTACAGTCTTTTGGCTTTGACGACAGCAAACCGGTGTTGCTGGTAATGGGTGGTAGCGGTGGAGCAAAAACCATCAATGAGGCGATGAAAGCCAATATTGAACAGCTTCACAACCATGCCGGACTACAAATTATCTGGCAGTGTGGAGCACGGTATTATGATGAACTCTCTACCGAAATCAACGAAAAGAAATTAGACAACCTGCGGCTCACTGCTTTCCTGGACAACATGGCGGAAGCTTATGCAGCAGCAGACTTGGTAATTAGTCGTGCCGGTGCCAGTTCGTGCTCGGAATTAATGCTAACGGGAAAACCAAGTGTATTGGTCCCCTCTCCTAATGTTGCCGGAGATCACCAGACACAAAACGCTAAAGCAATGGTAGATGCAGGTGCATCCAAACTGTTGGAGGATAATGCTATGAAAGAGACCATGACCGAACTGGTGGAGCAGCTGATCTTTGATC